In Gemmatimonadaceae bacterium, the DNA window ATCATCCGGGCCGTGGAGCGGCGCGCCGCGCCGCCCGCGGTGCCCTCCGACCTCAACGCGCGGCTCGAACGCATCGAGCAGACGGTGGATTCGATCGCCATCGAGATGGAGCGCGTGTCCGAAGCGCAGCGCTTCCTGACGCGGCTGCAGACCGAGCAGCGCGCGATCGGCAGCGTGCTGCCGCAGCCGCCCCGCTGACCGTCGCCCGCCCAGCGCGCCCATGTCCACCGTCCTGATCATCGACGACGAGCCCAACATCCGCCGGATGGTGGGGGCGTTGCTCGCCGCCGAAGGGTTCGAGGTGCGCGACGCGGCCGACGGGGCCACGGGGATCGCCCAGGCGATGGAGTTCGAGCCCGATGCCGTGCTGCTCGATCTGATGATGCCGGGCGAGCTGGACGGGATGGCCGCGCTCAACAGGCTCCGCGAAGTGGCGCCCGACACGCCGGTGGTGATGATGAGCGGCAAGGCGGGGCTGAGCGACGCCGTGAAGGCCACCAAGCTCGGCGCCTTCAACTTCCTGGAAAAGCCGCTGAGTCCGGAGAGCGTGCTGCTGGCGCTGTCGTCGGCCATCGAACTGCGCCGGGCGCGACGGGAAGCCAAGGCGCTGCGGGCGGAGGTGGGGCTGGGCGGCGAGATGGTGGGACGCAGCCCGGCCATGGAGAAGGTGCGGGAGATGATCGCGCGGGTGGCGGCGACGGACGCCCGGGTGCTGATCACCGGCGAATCGGGCACCGGCAAGGAGCTGGTGGCGGCAGCCATCCACAACGCCAGCGAGCGGCGCGACCGGCCGTTCGTGCGCGTGAACTGCGCCGCCATTCCGCGCGATCTCGTGGAGAGCGAGATGTTCGGCCACGAGAAGGGGGCGTTCACCGGGGCGTCGGAACGCCGCATCGGACGGTTCGAGCTGGCGCACACGGGCACGCTGCTGCTCGACGAGGTGGGCGATCTCGGGCAGGAGGCGCAGGCCAAGCTACTCCGCGCCATCGAGGCCAAGGAGATCGAGCGGGTGGGTGGCGGGAAGCCGATCCG includes these proteins:
- a CDS encoding sigma-54 dependent transcriptional regulator; its protein translation is MSTVLIIDDEPNIRRMVGALLAAEGFEVRDAADGATGIAQAMEFEPDAVLLDLMMPGELDGMAALNRLREVAPDTPVVMMSGKAGLSDAVKATKLGAFNFLEKPLSPESVLLALSSAIELRRARREAKALRAEVGLGGEMVGRSPAMEKVREMIARVAATDARVLITGESGTGKELVAAAIHNASERRDRPFVRVNCAAIPRDLVESEMFGHEKGAFTGASERRIGRFELAHTGTLLLDEVGDLGQEAQAKLLRAIEAKEIERVGGGKPIRVDVRILAATNKDLARAVSEGAFREDLLFRLNVIPLHVPPLRERPDDIPPLVAHFSALHRVRTGHPAPRWTDDALTLLTRYRWPGNVRELANVVERLAILHAGHDVTTDDVQGVIAIGDGAAAAPAFPDASKLTQPLSDTLDDYERMLISRALSVAGGNVAEAARRLQTDRPNLYRRMRRLGIGNGGD